Proteins encoded together in one Anopheles darlingi chromosome 3, idAnoDarlMG_H_01, whole genome shotgun sequence window:
- the LOC125958318 gene encoding WD repeat-containing protein 48 homolog isoform X2, with the protein MLTHKPNQGGRKKMQVSFVIRDAEEKRHRNGVNALQLDTINGRLYSAGRDAIIRLWNSTQTSSPEPYIQSMEHHNDWVNDIVLCCGGRNLISASCDTTVKVWNAHKGFCMSTLRTHRDYVQALAYAKDREQVASAGLDKAIFLWDVNTLTALTASNNTVTTSSISGSKESIYSLAMNPSGTIIVSGSTENTLRIWDPRTCNKIAKLKGHTENVKALVVSEDGTQVVSGSSDGKIKLWSIGQQRCIQTISVHSEGVWCLLMTEGFSHVISGSRDRKIIMTELRNPSNSVLICEERAPVLSMCYNIDQTGIWVTTWDSDIRCWKLHKTDKLCNYSYSNTSINLTNGGGGGGGDGPINGVSAAAGGGATATAAGATGSSSAMAGPATGKGYEVACIKGGAAIKKYHVLNDKRFMLTRDTEQNVAIYDVLKVRKVEDLGKVDFDEEVKKRSQRIYVPNWFTVDLKTGMPMIVLGQDEVDCYAAWVSAEAGLSEHAEPGSDPKVNYGSLLLQALLEHWKPPPTPHHHHLGPGELENGCLDGDIRGNEYFSVPKHTPIIFSEVGGRNVCRLLVKDAAGETESALLSDTVPSWVTNVVIDRTLPKFIKLPFYLLAHPSMLKQDRSKKERLIANEFIQCRKVCEHVLEKVLGSDLPASTGNSNSSQNNSQSDANSEGSQVPAEERIELLCNDVLCDPNMDLRTVRHFIWKQSSDLTFHYRTKPNYSS; encoded by the exons ATGTTaacacacaaaccgaaccaGGGTGGACGGAAGAAGATGCAG GTTTCCTTCGTCATACGCGATGCGGAGGAGAAACGGCACCGGAATGGGGTGAACGCGCTCCAGCTGGACACCATCAATGGGCGGCTGTACTCGGCCGGTCGCGATGCCATCATTCGGCTCTGGAACTCCACACAAACCAGCTCACCGGAACCGTACATCCAGAGCATGGAACACCACAACGACTGGGTGAACGATATCGTACTGTGTTGCGGTGGCCGGAACC TAATCAGTGCCAGCTGTGATACCACGGTGAAGGTCTGGAACGCACACAAGGGTTTCTGTATGTCAACCTTGCGGACACACCGGGACTACGTGCAGGCGTTGGCGTACGCGAAGGACCGCGAGCAAGTTGCGAGCGCTGGCCTGGATAAAGCTATCTTCCTGTGGGACGTTAATACGTTAACGGCACTAACGGCATCGAACAACACGGTCACGA CATCCAGCATATCTGGTTCGAAGGAATCCATCTACAGCCTAGCGATGAACCCGTCCGGTACGATCATCGTGAGTGGTTCGACGGAAAACACGCTCCGGATCTGGGATCCACGAACGTGCAACAAGATCGCGAAGCTCAAGGGCCACACGGAGAACGTGAAGGCACTGGTGGTGTCGGAAGACGGTACGCAGGTCGTATCGGGTAGCTCCGATGGTAAGATCAAGCTGTGGAGCATCGGACAGCAGCGCTGCATTCAGACGATCAGCGTACACTCGGAGGGCGTCTGGTGTTTGCTGATGACCGAGGGTTTCTCACACGTCATCTCGGGTAGCCGCGATCGCAAGATCATCATGACCGAGCTGCGCAACCCGTCCAACAGTGTGTTGATCTGTGAGGAGCGGGCACCGGTACTCAGTATGTGTTACAACATTGACCAAACCGGCATCTGGGTGACGACCTGGGACTCGGACATTCGTTGCTGGAAGCTCCACAAGACGGACAAACTGTGCAATTACAGCTACTCCAATACCAGCATCAACCTtaccaatggtggtggcggtggtggtggtgatgggccGATAAACGGTGTcagtgctgccgctggtggtggtgccactgCAACCGCAGCCGGGGCTACAGGCAGCTCGTCAGCAATGGCTGgtccggcaaccggcaaagGGTACGAGGTGGCATGTATTAAGGGTGGTGCGGCCATCAAGAAGTACCACGTGCTCAACGATAAGCGCTTCATGCTGACACGTGACACGGAGCAAAACGTCGCTATCTACGATGTGCTAAAGGTGCGCAAGGTCGAGGATCTCGGCAAGGTGGACTTTGACGAGGAGGTCAAGAAACGTAGTCAACGAATCTATGTGCCGAACTGGTTCACGGTAGATCTAAAAACGGGA ATGCCAATGATAGTGTTAGGACAGGACGAAGTGGATTGTTATGCGGCATGGGTATCGGCTGAAGCGGGTCTCTCGGAGCACGCGGAACCAGGCTCGGATCCCAAGGTGAATTATGGCAGCTTGCTTCTGCAGGCGCTGCTGGAACACTGGAAACCGCCACCAAccccacaccatcatcatctcggtcCAGGAGAGTTAGAAAACGGATGCCTGGATGGCGATATCCGTGGTAACGAGTACTTTAGCGTACCGAAGCACACGCCCATCATTTTCAGCGAGGTTGGTGGCCGGAACGTGTGCCGGTTGCTGGTAAAGGATGCAGCCGGTGAAACGGAGAGTGCCCTGCTTAGCGATACCGTACCGTCGTGGGTAACGAATGTTGTGATCGATCGCACACTGCCCAAGTTCATCAAGCTACCATTCTATCTGCTGGCCCATCCATCGATGCTTAAGCAGGATCGCAGCAAAAAG GAACGGCTGATCGCGAACGAGTTCATCCAGTGCAGGAAGGTGTGCGAGCACGTGCTGGAGAAGGTGCTCGGAAGCGATCTGCCGGCGAGCACCGGCAATTCCAACTCCTCCCAGAACAACAGCCAAAGCGATGCCAACTCGGAGGGCAGTCAGGTACCGGCCGAGGAACGGATCGAGCTCCTGTGCAATGATGTG CTTTGCGACCCCAACATGGATCTACGCACGGTACGACACTTTATTTGGAAACAATCGTCCGACCTCACCTTCCACTATCGAACAAAGCCAAACTACAGCAGCTAA
- the LOC125958318 gene encoding WD repeat-containing protein 48 homolog isoform X1: MLTHKPNQGGRKKMQVSFVIRDAEEKRHRNGVNALQLDTINGRLYSAGRDAIIRLWNSTQTSSPEPYIQSMEHHNDWVNDIVLCCGGRNLISASCDTTVKVWNAHKGFCMSTLRTHRDYVQALAYAKDREQVASAGLDKAIFLWDVNTLTALTASNNTVTTSSISGSKESIYSLAMNPSGTIIVSGSTENTLRIWDPRTCNKIAKLKGHTENVKALVVSEDGTQVVSGSSDGKIKLWSIGQQRCIQTISVHSEGVWCLLMTEGFSHVISGSRDRKIIMTELRNPSNSVLICEERAPVLSMCYNIDQTGIWVTTWDSDIRCWKLHKTDKLCNYSYSNTSINLTNGGGGGGGDGPINGVSAAAGGGATATAAGATGSSSAMAGPATGKGYEVACIKGGAAIKKYHVLNDKRFMLTRDTEQNVAIYDVLKVRKVEDLGKVDFDEEVKKRSQRIYVPNWFTVDLKTGMPMIVLGQDEVDCYAAWVSAEAGLSEHAEPGSDPKVNYGSLLLQALLEHWKPPPTPHHHHLGPGELENGCLDGDIRGNEYFSVPKHTPIIFSEVGGRNVCRLLVKDAAGETESALLSDTVPSWVTNVVIDRTLPKFIKLPFYLLAHPSMLKQDRSKKLDLINHQERLIANEFIQCRKVCEHVLEKVLGSDLPASTGNSNSSQNNSQSDANSEGSQVPAEERIELLCNDVLCDPNMDLRTVRHFIWKQSSDLTFHYRTKPNYSS; this comes from the exons ATGTTaacacacaaaccgaaccaGGGTGGACGGAAGAAGATGCAG GTTTCCTTCGTCATACGCGATGCGGAGGAGAAACGGCACCGGAATGGGGTGAACGCGCTCCAGCTGGACACCATCAATGGGCGGCTGTACTCGGCCGGTCGCGATGCCATCATTCGGCTCTGGAACTCCACACAAACCAGCTCACCGGAACCGTACATCCAGAGCATGGAACACCACAACGACTGGGTGAACGATATCGTACTGTGTTGCGGTGGCCGGAACC TAATCAGTGCCAGCTGTGATACCACGGTGAAGGTCTGGAACGCACACAAGGGTTTCTGTATGTCAACCTTGCGGACACACCGGGACTACGTGCAGGCGTTGGCGTACGCGAAGGACCGCGAGCAAGTTGCGAGCGCTGGCCTGGATAAAGCTATCTTCCTGTGGGACGTTAATACGTTAACGGCACTAACGGCATCGAACAACACGGTCACGA CATCCAGCATATCTGGTTCGAAGGAATCCATCTACAGCCTAGCGATGAACCCGTCCGGTACGATCATCGTGAGTGGTTCGACGGAAAACACGCTCCGGATCTGGGATCCACGAACGTGCAACAAGATCGCGAAGCTCAAGGGCCACACGGAGAACGTGAAGGCACTGGTGGTGTCGGAAGACGGTACGCAGGTCGTATCGGGTAGCTCCGATGGTAAGATCAAGCTGTGGAGCATCGGACAGCAGCGCTGCATTCAGACGATCAGCGTACACTCGGAGGGCGTCTGGTGTTTGCTGATGACCGAGGGTTTCTCACACGTCATCTCGGGTAGCCGCGATCGCAAGATCATCATGACCGAGCTGCGCAACCCGTCCAACAGTGTGTTGATCTGTGAGGAGCGGGCACCGGTACTCAGTATGTGTTACAACATTGACCAAACCGGCATCTGGGTGACGACCTGGGACTCGGACATTCGTTGCTGGAAGCTCCACAAGACGGACAAACTGTGCAATTACAGCTACTCCAATACCAGCATCAACCTtaccaatggtggtggcggtggtggtggtgatgggccGATAAACGGTGTcagtgctgccgctggtggtggtgccactgCAACCGCAGCCGGGGCTACAGGCAGCTCGTCAGCAATGGCTGgtccggcaaccggcaaagGGTACGAGGTGGCATGTATTAAGGGTGGTGCGGCCATCAAGAAGTACCACGTGCTCAACGATAAGCGCTTCATGCTGACACGTGACACGGAGCAAAACGTCGCTATCTACGATGTGCTAAAGGTGCGCAAGGTCGAGGATCTCGGCAAGGTGGACTTTGACGAGGAGGTCAAGAAACGTAGTCAACGAATCTATGTGCCGAACTGGTTCACGGTAGATCTAAAAACGGGA ATGCCAATGATAGTGTTAGGACAGGACGAAGTGGATTGTTATGCGGCATGGGTATCGGCTGAAGCGGGTCTCTCGGAGCACGCGGAACCAGGCTCGGATCCCAAGGTGAATTATGGCAGCTTGCTTCTGCAGGCGCTGCTGGAACACTGGAAACCGCCACCAAccccacaccatcatcatctcggtcCAGGAGAGTTAGAAAACGGATGCCTGGATGGCGATATCCGTGGTAACGAGTACTTTAGCGTACCGAAGCACACGCCCATCATTTTCAGCGAGGTTGGTGGCCGGAACGTGTGCCGGTTGCTGGTAAAGGATGCAGCCGGTGAAACGGAGAGTGCCCTGCTTAGCGATACCGTACCGTCGTGGGTAACGAATGTTGTGATCGATCGCACACTGCCCAAGTTCATCAAGCTACCATTCTATCTGCTGGCCCATCCATCGATGCTTAAGCAGGATCGCAGCAAAAAG CTTGATCTCATCAACCACCAGGAACGGCTGATCGCGAACGAGTTCATCCAGTGCAGGAAGGTGTGCGAGCACGTGCTGGAGAAGGTGCTCGGAAGCGATCTGCCGGCGAGCACCGGCAATTCCAACTCCTCCCAGAACAACAGCCAAAGCGATGCCAACTCGGAGGGCAGTCAGGTACCGGCCGAGGAACGGATCGAGCTCCTGTGCAATGATGTG CTTTGCGACCCCAACATGGATCTACGCACGGTACGACACTTTATTTGGAAACAATCGTCCGACCTCACCTTCCACTATCGAACAAAGCCAAACTACAGCAGCTAA